In a genomic window of Scyliorhinus torazame isolate Kashiwa2021f chromosome 5, sScyTor2.1, whole genome shotgun sequence:
- the LOC140420156 gene encoding uncharacterized protein codes for MEKPWKCEDCGKGFRAPCELERHQRSHTGERPFTCSQCEKGFTDISSLRRHKRVHTGERSFTCSQCEKGFTDIGNMRRHERVHTGERPFTCSDCGKGFTQLSSLQGHQRVHTGERPFTCSQCEKGFTDIGNLRIHERIHTGERPFICFQCEKGFADIGSLRRHERVHTGEKPFTCSQCEKGFNDIGNLRRHERVHTGERPFTCSQCEKEFTQIGNLQRHERVHTGERPFTCSQCEKGFTDISSLRRHKRVHTGERSFTCSQCEKGFTDIGNLRRHERVHTGERPFTCSDCGKGFTQLSSLQGHQRVHTGERPFTCSQCEKGFTDIGNLRIHERIHTGERPFICFQCEKGFADIGSLRRHERVHTGEKPFTCSQCEKGFNDIGNLRRHERVHTGERPFTCSQCEKEFTQIGNLQRHERVHTGERPFTCSQCEKGFNDIGNLRRHERVHTGERPFTCSDCGKGFTRLSSLQRHQSVHTGEKPFICSVCDMGSTQLSNLLKHNVTHTKSRPFKCSDCKRGFKSSQLLMSHQRVHSEERLFSCSHCTKSFRTSPNLMKHERGHTGESLFTSPTGKRFTRSSLAEPQCHSQQ; via the coding sequence atggagaaaccatggaaatgtgaggattgtgggaagggattcagagccccgtgcgagctggaaaggcatcaacgcagtcacactggagagaggccgttcacctgctctcagtgtgaaaagggattcactgacataagcagcctgcggagacacaaacgagttcacactggagagaggtctttcacctgctctcagtgtgaaaagggattcactgacattggcaacatgcggagacatgaacgagttcacactggggagaggccgttcacctgctctgactgtgggaagggattcactcagttatccagcctgcagggacaccagcgagttcacactggagagaggccgttcacctgctctcagtgtgaaaagggattcactgacattggcaacctgcggatacacgaacgaattcacactggagagaggcctttcatctgctttcagtgtgaaaagggattcgctgacattggcagcctgcggagacacgaacgagttcacactggagagaagcctttcacctgctctcagtgtgaaaagggattcaatgacattggcaacctgcggagacacgaacgagttcacaccggggagaggccattcacctgctctcagtgtgaaaaggaattcactcaaattggcaacctgcagagacatgaacgagttcacactggagagaggccgttcacctgctctcagtgtgaaaagggattcactgacataagcagcctgcggagacacaaacgagttcacactggagagaggtctttcacctgctctcagtgtgaaaagggattcactgacattggcaacctgcggagacatgaacgagttcacactggggagaggccgttcacctgctctgactgtgggaagggattcactcagttatccagcctgcagggacaccagcgagttcacactggagagaggccgttcacctgctctcagtgtgaaaagggattcactgacattggcaacctgcggatacacgaacgaattcacactggagagaggcctttcatctgctttcagtgtgaaaagggattcgctgacattggcagcctgcggagacacgaacgagttcacactggagagaagcctttcacctgctctcagtgtgaaaagggattcaatgacattggcaacctgcggagacacgaacgagttcacaccggggagaggccattcacctgctctcagtgtgaaaaggaattcactcaaattggcaacctgcagagacatgaacgagttcacactggagagaggcctttcacctgctctcagtgtgaaaagggattcaatgacattggcaacctgcggagacacgaacgagttcacactggggagaggccattcacctgctctgactgtgggaagggattcactcggttatccagcctgcagagacaccagagtgttcacaccggggagaagccgttcatctgctctgtgtgtgatatgggatctactcaattatccaacctgctgaaacacaatgtcactcataccaagagcaggccctttaaatgctctgactgcaagaggggtttcaaaagctctcagctactgatgtctcaccagcgcgttcactctgaggagagactgttcagctgctctcactgcacaaagagctttagaacctcacccaacctgatgaaacacgagcgaggtcacaccggggagagcctgttcacctctccgactgggaaaagattcactcggtcatcacttgctgagccacaatgtcactcacagcaatga